One window of the Triticum dicoccoides isolate Atlit2015 ecotype Zavitan chromosome 3B, WEW_v2.0, whole genome shotgun sequence genome contains the following:
- the LOC119280094 gene encoding BTB/POZ and MATH domain-containing protein 1-like, with translation MPAAAGKPSRSASAITPSTVRGYHLLKIDGYSLTKGVPTGDKIKSGSFTLGGHRWHIGYYPNGLQPQYADYISLNLHLDSNVTAAVKAQHKFSFADEVMNLPPSLVSTTVHTYSSLLGWGPISFMKRADLEKSEHLKDDSFTNRCDILVIMDYRAEDLPEDTPAFVTVAPSDLHQHLADLLKTEKGADVVFEVGGHTFAAHRCVLAARSPVFSAELFGGMKEGDTAGVVRIDEMEAQVFKALLCFAYTDSLPVTEKEDEDVMCQHLLVAADRYNMERLKTICEERLCKYINGGSVTTILTLAEQHHCEGLKKACLSFLGSPANLRALLDSDGFDHLSRSCPSVIKNLIAMSALV, from the coding sequence ATGCCGGCCGCCGCTGGCAAGCCGTCCCGATCAGCCTCCGCCATCACCCCCTCCACAGTGAGAGGGTACCACCTCCTCAAGATCGACGGCTACTCCCTCACCAAGGGCGTCCCTACCGGAGATAAGATAAAGTCTGGCTCTTTCACCCTGGGAGGACATCGATGGCACATCGGTTACTATCCCAACGGCTTGCAACCACAATATGCCGACTACATATCCCTGAACCTTCATCTTGATTCCAATGTCACCGCGGCGGTGAAGGCACAACACAAATTCAGTTTTGCGGATGAGGTAATGAACCTACCTCCTTCGCTGGTATCAACAACAGTACACACCTACAGTAGTCTGCTAGGCTGGGGGCCTATTAGTTTCATGAAAAGGGCAGACTTGGAGAAGTCTGAGCATCTCAAGGACGATTCTTTCACCAACAGGTGTGATATCCTTGTCATCATGGATTACCGTGCAGAGGATTTGCCAGAAGACACTCCAGCATTTGTCACTGTGGCCCCATCTGACCTGCACCAGCACCTCGCAGATCTCCTCAAGACTGAGAAGGGTGCCGACGTAGTCTTCGAGGTTGGTGGTCACACGTTCGCAGCACACCGCTGCGTGCTCGCTGCCCGGTCACCGGTCTTCAGTGCGGAGCTCTTTGGTGGTATGAAGGAGGGCGACACCGCAGGTGTGGTGCGCATAGATGAAATGGAGGCGCAGGTGTTCAAGGCGTTGCTCTGTTTTGCGTATACCGATTCCTTACCGGTGACAGAAAAGGAAGATGAAGATGTCATGTGCCAGCATCTGCTTGTTGCGGCTGACAGGTATAACATGGAGAGGCTAAAGACTATTTGCGAGGAAAGGTTATGCAAGTACATCAATGGAGGCTCAGTAACGACCATCCTGACGTTAGCTGAGCAGCACCACTGTGAGGGCCTAAAGAAGGCGTGCTTAAGTTTTCTTGGCTCCCCGGCAAATCTTAGAGCTTTGTTGGACAGCGACGGCTTCGATCATCTGAGCAGGAGCTGCCCTTCTGTTATTAAGAATCTGATTGCCATGTCAGCCCTTGTTTAG